The following nucleotide sequence is from Mucilaginibacter sp. cycad4.
TTAATAGTAGTTGATGGTGTAGTGATCAATAATGGCAGCGGCAGGCGTACAAGCAACTCCGGCGAATCTGCCTACGGTACCAGCAGCGACAATATGCCGGCCGATTATGGCAGCAACCTGAATGATATCAACCCCGGGGATATTGAAACGGTAACCGTGTTGAAGGGACCGGGTGCTGCTGCTCTTTACGGCCAACGTGGTGCCAATGGTGCTATTATCATTACTACTAAATCAGGAAAAAAACATAGCGGTTTGGGGATCACTTTTAACTCAAATGCCAGCCTTGAAAGTGTAAACCGCTGGCCCGATCTGCAATATGAATACGGACAAGGTACAGCCGGTTCGCGTTATTACTCTTTTGGCGCAGGGCCTGATGGGGCAAGCACCAGCTCAACAAGTTCGGCTTACGGCCCTAAATTTGATGGTCAGCTTTTTTACCAGCTTGATCCGGTTACCCAGAAGCAAAGTACAACACGCACACCGTGGGTGCCATACAAAAATCAGATCCGTGATTTTTTTGATGTAGGGCAAACTTTTACCAATTCGGTAAGCGTTGACGGCGGCAGTGATAAAACAACGGCCCGTTTCTCGGCAACCAATGTTACCAATCATTGGATAACGCCAAATACCGGCTATACCCGTAACAGCATTGCCCTGTCGGTTAACTCCAAAATCAACGATAAGTTAACTATCAATGCTAAAGTAAATTATAACAACAGAAATAGCGATAACTTACCTGGCGCAGGTTACGGTAACCAGTCGCTGATGTATTGGTTTATTTTTTGGCAGCCAAATGCCGATTTGAATTGGTTGAAAAACTACTGGAAAAACGGGCAGGATGGTAAAGCTATATTTTATCCTTTCAGCTCATTTCCTGAAAACCCTTATGCGGTATCAAATGAGTTTATCAACAAATCAAACCGTAATTCGGTTACCGGAAACGTTGAAGCGCTTTACAGCATTACTAAAGAGTTGAGTTTACAGGTCCGCGCTACCTTAGATATGGGTTACGAACAACGTGCACAGCAACGGCCGTTTGATGCTGGTACCAAATACCCTAAAGGTTCATACCGTACCCAAAATATTTATTCGGAAGAGCAAGGCGGCGACTTCCTGTTGAAATACAACAAGAAAATAACGCACGACATCAACATTACCGCTACTGCCGGCGGCAGTATGCTGCGCAATAACTATAACCGCGATGAGGTACGTGCCGACTCACTGGTATACCCCGGCGTATATTCAATGGCTAATAATGCCGGCCCGCTGGTTACACTGCCATATAAATCAAGGTATGCCATCAACAGCATTTACGGTTTGGTGTCAACATCGTTCAAAGATTACCTTTATCTTGATTTAACTGCCCGTAAAGACTGGATCAGCACCCTTGCTACCGATATCCGTACCGACCAGGTAGGTTTCAATTATCCATCGGCAAGCGTGAGCTTTTTGCCATCAGAGGCATTTAAGATGCCTAAGTTTATTGATTATGCAAAGCTGAGGGCATCGCTTGCAGCGGTAGGGAGCGGCTCGACAACGCCATATCAAACAACATTTAATTATGTATCGGCCGGCAGCACTTATGCCGGTGGTTTACAAAACCCCCGTACACTGTCAAACCCCGACCTGAAGCCTTTACGTACTACAACGCTGGAGATTGGCGCAGAAACGAGGATGTTTAGTAACCGTTTAGGTTTTGATATCGCTTTATACAGCGGCAACACTAAAAATCAGATCCTTAGCCGCACTGTCGATCAGTCGTCGGGTTACAGCCAGGCAGTTATTAACGTTGGTAAGGTAAGCAATAAAGGTATCGAGATTTCATTGAACGGTACTCCTATACGCAAAGCCAATGTGTTTAGCTGGAATGTTACTGCAACATTCAGCGCAAATAAAAATACCATTGAACAGCTTGCCGATAGCGCGGTTGTATTACGCAACGGCCCAACCGGCGGAGGCCAGATTGTGGCACGGGTAGGAGGCAGCATGGGCGATATGTATGGCCGTGGCTATTTACGCTCGCCTGACGGGCAGATAGTTTATGACGCGTCTACCGGTTTTGCCAGGCTATCAAATGACTGGTTTATTTAGGCAATACCATCCCAAAATGGAAAGCAAGCATGGGACACGATTTCAGGTATAAGCAATTTAACCTGCACCTGTTGTTTGATGCCCAGGTTGGCGGTGTATCTTACTCGCTATCAAATTATAAACTGGCCGAGCAGGGTAAAACAACGCTTACTTTGCCAGGCAGGTATAACGGCATCATAGGCAAGGGCGTTATTCAAAACCCTGACGGAAGCTACAGACCGAATGACGTTATTGCTACAGATGTTGACGGTTATTACCGCTCTCATTATGGTATTGACAACGCCGAAGGCAATACGTCTTCAACCAACTTCCTGAAATTCCGTGAGGCGAGGTTTGATTACTCACTGAGCCCTCGTTTGGTTAAGCGCCTTGGTTTGCAACGGGCTACAGTTGGTGTATACGGCCGTGATTTGTACATATGGTCCAAGTGGCCAATCTTCGACCCTGAATTCGGTACCCTTTCGGGCAGCGACATTGTACAGGGATTTGAGATTGCTCAGTTTCCATCAACCCGCACATTTGGTTTTAACATAGTTATTGGCATTTAATAATTAACAATATGAAAAGGAACGGATATATACTTATATCAATGATGATGTTGTTCGTTAGCATAATGTCATCATGTAAAAAGGATTTTATTGAACTTAATACTGATCCCAACGGCACGCCAAATGCCCTGCCGCAGCAATTGCTGGCACCGGCGCTGGTAAATACTTTGGGTACTAATATGCTTCGCGCCCGTAATTTCAACAACGAGCTGATGCAGGTTACTGTTGATCCTGGTGATTCGGAGGGTAAGGTGTTCAGGTATGATATCAAACGCACCTGGGCCGATGCTACCTGGAATGCATGGTATACCCAGTTAACCAACTTTAAAGATATTTATACCGTAGCCAGCAAGGAGGTTACCTATAATAAAACGTATATGGGTATTTCGCTGATATGTCAGTCATGGTTATATTCCCTGCTTACCGATACTTATGGCGATGTGCCTTACTTTGATTCAAATAAAGGCAAGGATGGAAACTTTACGCCTAAGTTTGATAAGCAAAAGGACATTTACCTGGATATTTTCAAAAACCTGGAAGCTGCAGATACCCTGCTTAACGCATCGGCAAATGTTGTTGCCGGCAGCGATCCTGTATTTAACGGTAATGCTTCAAAATGGCGTAAGTTTGGTAACTCGCTTTATTTAAGGTTGCTGTTAAGGGTATCGGGCAAGGCTGATGTTTCTGCACAGGTGATAGCCAAAATTAAGGAGATGATTGATACCAACCCCGCAGCTTATCCTATCATGGCAAGTAATGACGAGTCGGCGGTTTTAAGGTGGACGGGTTCCGGTGCTTTAACATCTCCGTTTATAGGCGGCGTACGCGAGCAGGACTGGCGACAACCCGGTCTTTGCGAATTTTTTGTGAATAATCTTGCTAAATGGGCAGATCCGAGGTTGGTTAAAAACCGCTGGTCAATTTCCAGTTACCAGGGCGGTATCCAGGGGATCCCGAGCGGTTATGCGCCGGGCGAGAATGTCGGCATCAAATCATATTTCTTGTCTACCACATCAACATATACATTAATGAACGATCCGTTGATGGGTAATATCATGAATTATTCCGAATTGCAGTTTATCCTGGCCGAGGCTGCTGCAAAGGGCTGGATATCCGGTGATGCGGCTACTTATTACAAAAATGGTGTACAGGCGGGCATCACTTTCTGGATCCCGACTTATACCGATCCGATTGACGGCTACTTAGCCGCTGCTGATATTGTGTGGGACAATGCCGCTCCGCTTGACGAAAAAATGGAGATGATCCACGTTCAAAAATACTATTCGATGTTTTACACCGATTTTGAACAATGGTTTGAGTATCGCCGCACCGGTCACCCCGTATTGCCAAAAGGTAATGGTTTAAGGAACAACGGTATCATGCCGGCCAGGCTGCAATACCCGGTTTATGTACAATCGGCCAATCCGGATAGTTACAAAGCCGCAGTGGCCGCACAGGGTGCCGATGAGATCAGTACACAGGTATGGTGGCAAAAACAATAATCAACCGGTTTTAAACTAAGAGATCCATAAAATGAAAAAAATATATTTATTACTGGTGCTTGTAACATCCATCAGTATAAATTCATGCAAAAAGAACAACTATGCCGAAGGCACGTTAAGCCCGATCATTGCCGTTGTTGACCTGAAGGGAATTTACAAAGGCTCGGATGTTGTGCTAAGCAGCAGCAATATGGGCGGAGCAAAGGAAATTGTAGGTGTGGTGATCTCAAACGCAGCGGCAGGCAATTGCCCGGCCGGCGTACTGGTGGTGCAAAATAACCGCCGTAATGCTGTAAGGGGTATTTCTCTTGAAATAGGCAGTGCAGCTGCAAACTATGTTCCAGGCGATTCGGTAATAGTGCAGGTTAACGGCGCTACACTTACTAAGGTGAACGGCAGTATGCGTGTTAAAGGCCTCACAGAAGCATCGATAAATAAAGTTGCCGATAACAGGCCAATCAAAGTACAATCTGTTCCGTCGGCTACATTATTAGCTTCGCCGGATGTTTATGAAGGCACGCTGATTACTATAGCCAAAGCGGTGACTGATCCCGAGCCGCAGCAGGGCGAAACCTTTGCGGGTGATAAAACACTTAATGATGGATTTGGCAAAATAATGATGCATACGGAGGCAAACGCTGTTTTCGCAACTACCGAATTGCCGTTCAGCGCTAATTTTACGGGCATCCCGTTTGCGGTAACATCAGGCACCGATACCAAAATGCAGCTTTGGCCGCGTACCATCGATGATGTGTTTACGCTTGCGGCAACCAAACCGTCGCCAATTATCATAACCGGTTACCTGACCAATCCTTCGGGCGGCGATGGTGATTATGAATATATCCAGTTTAAAGCAACTAAGGATATCGACTTTTCGGTAACTAATTATGCCGTAGTAACCTGTAATAATGCGGGTACTAACCCGGCACCGGCAAACGGCTGGGCACAGGGGCTGGCAAAAACCTATAAATTTAACCTTACATCAGGCTCGGTAAAAAAAGGTGAATTCTTTTATGTTGGTGGTTATAAAAATATCTGGGGCAAAGGCTCAACCGACATCAGTTCGTCAAACTGGATCAACAGCACCATGTATGCCGAAATCCCGGGTGCCGACTTTGGCAACGTAACATCCAACCTGCTGGCTAATAGCGGTAACGTTGCGGGGGTAGCCGTATTTGCCGGCACAACCGTTACGGCTTCAAGTGTTCCGCTTGATGTGATTATGTACGGCGGCAGCGGAACAGTTTATTCTCCTGGCCCGCCTGAAATTGGTTACCGCATTACCAATACTGATTACTACAGTACTATTAACCCGGTAACCCGTACGGAGCAAGGTTTTTATGGCGGCGGTACCAACACCTCAAAGCTCACTTTGCCAACGGATGGGTTATTCAGCCAGTTGGGCGGTGTTTATGATGCGCTTACCGGCAGATGGGTAAGCGGCCGTACAGTGACCAGCGTTCCGCTTACACTTACATCGCCCATAAGTACCATTGAAACGGCTACGGGCGTTACAACAATTCAAAACTAAAGCCTCAACCCCTCTCCAAAGGAGAGGGGCTTTGCTTCCCATTTGTTAAAGCCCTCTCCAAAGGAGAAGGTTGGGTGAGGCTAAAATATAATCTAAATGAACAGAAGATCATTTTTACAGGGCGTTGGCCTGATAACCGGCGGCGCATTTATTTCGCTCCGCGCCAATGGACTTACTCAATTATTAACTGCCGATACCGTAAAAGGACGTGTTACCTCGGGTAAAAAAGGGATAAAAGATGTTGTAATATCCGACGGTTTTTCGGTAGTGCTAACCGATGACAAGGGCAACTATGAGCTTACACCAAATGAAAAAGCTAAAAGCATATTCATGAGTACCCCATCAGGCTATGAGTTTAAAACCGATTATAATGTTGCCAAACATTACGAAAACATTGGAGGCAGCTCTCAGTTTGATTTCAGGCTTGAGCCTTTAAAGGCCGATGATAATAACCATCACTTTATCATATGGGCGGATCCGCAGGTGAAAAATAAGAAGGATGTTAAGCAGATGATGGATACTTCGGTTCCTGATACCATCGCCACTATAAAATCATTAGGTAAAAATGCACTGGTGCATGGTATTTGTGTGGGCGATATCGTTTGGGATAACCATGAGCTGTTTCCGGCTTATAACGAAGCAGTGGCTCAAATGGGCATTCCTTTTTTTCAGGCGATAGGTAACCACGACATGGATTACCGTATGGGAGGTGATGAAACCTCGGATGTTACTTTCAAACAGGTTTATGGGCCAACTTATTACTCTTTTAACAGGGGCAAGGCTCATTACGTAGTGCTTGATAATGTGCGTTATTTAGGTGTTGAGCGTGAGTATGATGGCTACATTACTGAACATCAATTACACTGGCTGGCGAAAGACCTGCAATATGTAAAGAACGATCAATTACTGATCATTAACCTGCATATCCCTGTGTATAACCAGGTAAAGAACAATCAGGATTTTTATAAAGTGCTGGATGGCTTTACCAATGTACACATTATGTCGGGCCATACCCATTATCATGATAACAACATCACCAACCGTATTTTTGAACATAATCACGGCACCGTTTGCGGCGGCTGGTGGACTGGCCCGATCTGTGTTGACGGTACCCCGCGCGGTTATGGCGTGTATTCGGTAAACGGTACCGAATTGAAATGGTATTATAAATCAACAGGCTTACCTGCCGAAAACCAGATCAGTGTTTACGCCGAAAAACTAACCGACCAGATGCGCCTCATTGCCAATGTATGGAACTATGACCCGCAATGGAAGGTAGTGTATTATTTAGATGACAAACCGATGGGGGCTTTATCAAAAGAGCAGGGATATGACCCCTTATCGGTAAGTTTGTATAAAGGCGATCAGTTACCGGCAGGGCGTCATTTTGTGGAGCCTCATGAAACGGGGCACCTGTTTATAGCGCACTTTGAGCCATCGGTTAAAAAGGTGAGGGTTGAAGCTACAGATCGTTTCGGAAATAAATATTCAAGCGAATTAGATGCAAAATAAATTAAACATTGTTGCCGGAATAAGCCTTATCTTGTTATCAGGCTTTACTGTTGTTAAAAACATGGAATTTAAAAATGCGGATTTTCCTTCGTTCAGTGCTGAAGCGCATCGCGGCGGTAGAGGACTGATGCCCGAAAACACCATTCCTGCTATGAAAAATGCTATTGACCTGGGGGCTGTTACAACACTGGAGATGGATACTCATATCACGGCCGACGGGCAGGTGGTATTATCGCACGATGAATACATCAACCCGCTTTTTTCGCTTACGCCTGATGGCAAAGAAATCAGCAAAGAAGAAGCAAAAAATCTGATCCTCTACAAAATGAACTATGAGGATTTGAAGAAATACGACGTAGGTTTAAAACCATACAGCAAATTTCCGCGCCAGAAAAAGATCAAAATCTATATGCCCCTGTTATCCGAATTGATTGATTCGGTACAGAATTATATTAAGGTAAACCATAAAAAGCCGGTATTCTATAATATCGAAACCAAATGCTCACCTGCCGGGGATGGTATTTATAATCCCGGCCCGGACGAGTTTGTGGAACGGTTAATGGCTGTTCTGATCAAAAAGGAGGTCCTGCCTTATGTAGTGATCCAATCGTTTGATAAACGCACGTTGCAGGTCATCCACAAAAAATATCCGGATGTACGTACTTCTTATCTCATCGAAAACAAAAAAACGTTTGAAGATAATATGGCCGACTTAGGTTTTACTCCATTCATCTACAGCCCGGATTATAAACTGGTTAACGCCGACCTGGTAAAGAAATGCCATGACGCAAAGATCAAAGTATTACCATGGACAGTAAATACAAAAGCTGAGATAGAGCAGTTGAAAAGTTTAGGTGTTGATGGTGTAATTACGGATTATCCGGATTTGTTTTAAGGATATATAATAAAAAAATTCGCCGCCGCTCGGCTCCAGCCGAGTGGCAATTATCTGACGGCCTCTGGCCGTCGTAGATAAAACAAGATATCTTGCACTCGCTCTTGCGCTTATTTATAATGAGTGCTTAACGTGGGCTTGCCTTTGTAACACGATCACGTGATGCAATCGCCAAGCCACTTTAAGCGCCCATTGCAAACAAACGTTAAATCCGGCGGCCAGAGGCCGCAAAGTAGTTGCCACCCGGCTGGAGCCGAGTGGCGGCTTGTTTATTCTCAGTCACGCCAAATAAGCTGAATGTAATGTCAATTTCCGATAATCTAAACATTAAATTTAAACGTGATATTGCAGGTGTTAAAACGTTTTATCAATTTAACCAACCCCAATCATGTTTAAAATACGAGCTATATGCTTCATAGCACTTTGTGCTGCTTCATTCTCACTAAAAGCACAAACAACCGCTCAATCAGCCAAACCACTTGCCCAGCTTCAGCAGGAATTTGTTGACCTGCGCTTCGGTATGTTCATACACTTTAATATCCCGACATATATGGATCAGGACTGGGCCGATCCGGAGGCGTTGCCGGTTATCTTCAATCCCAAAAAATTGGATTGCGACCAATGGGCAAAGGCGGCCAAATCAGCCAACATGACTTACGGTTGTATCACTACTAAGCATCATAGCGGTTTTTGTATCTGGGATACCAAAACAACCGACTATAACGTGATGAACAGTCCGCTAAAAAAGGATGTGGTTAAGGAATATGCCGATGCCTTCAGGGCTAATGGCTTGAAAGTGTTTTTGTATTATTCTATTCTGGATACGCACCACAGGTTAAGGCCAAACATGATCACGCCAAAGCATATCGATATGGTTAAAGCGCAGATCACCGAGCTGATGACTAAATATGGCGAAATCTCGGCACTGATTATTGACGGTTGGGATGCCCCCTGGTCAAGGATCTCGTATGATGACGTACCGTTTGAAGAGATCTATACGTTGGTAAAATCATTACAGCCAAATTGCCTGGTAATGGACCTTAACGGCGCCAAATATCCTGCCGAAGGTATGTATTATACCGATATCAAAACTTATGAAATGGGAGCGGGGCAACGGGTATCAACCAAGGATAACCGTATGCCGGCCATTGCCTGTTTGCCGCTGCAGTCAACCTGGTTTTGGGAAACAAAGCATCCAACGGCTCCTGTTAAAGAACCTGCCAAGTTGGTTAATGACATTCTTAAACCATTAAATAATGTCGACTGTAATTTTATCCTAAACGTGGCGCCTAACCGCGATGGTTTGTTTGATGACAATGCACTCGCAGCACTTAAGGAGATTGGTAAATTATGGAAAAACGAAGGCCCGGTTGCGAAGCTCTCTCAACTCGACGCGCCGATCATTTCATCAAATATTGCTAAAAATCAACCGGCAAGCTCAAGCTGGAGCGATGATTCGGCTATCATGGATTTTGCCAATGACGATGATTTTCACAGCTCATGGGTATCAAACCCAACGGTTAAGAGCCCGTGGTATGAGATAGATTTTAAGAAAGATCAGGCACTGAACACTATTGTTATTGCCGAAGAAAAGCCAAATATTTCACATTACCGTTTGGAGTATTATTTAAATGGAAGCTGGAAGCCATTGTTTGATGGTGAGAATGCTAATAAGATAAAAGTACACCGTTTTGATAGGGTCTGGGCCGGCAAAGTACGGATCTCTGTAGATAAAGCCGATCACCAGGTATCAATAGCCGAATTCCAGGTTTATAACGAAAGAAGATAATTGCATAATAACTAACTACCAACTGACGAAAACCCGCCCGCAAGGCGGGTTTTTTATTTATAGATTTTGGCCTGCATAAACCGTTTTGGATATAAAAATGCCAATAAGCATTATTTTTTATAACTGTTGCATTGTTATACTTGTAAAAACAATTGTACCCTACTTTATGAACCAAGGTCTGAAAGCAACACTCCTGTTTGTGTTTTTACCGCTATGCATGCAACTGGCTGTGTTTAACGCAAATGCACAAAACAATACTTTATGGTATAAACAACCCGCAAAAGTTTGGACGGAGGCCTTGCCTATAGGCAACGGCCGGTTAGGTGCCATGGTTTTTGGCGGGGTTAATGATGAGTTATTGCAACTCAATGAATCTACACTGTGGTCGGGCGGACCGGTAAAACAAAATGTTAACCCCGGTGCATTTCAATACCTTGTACAAGTAAGGGAAGCATTGTTTAAAGGTGACTATCAGAAAGCGCACGATCTTACAAAAAAAATGCAGGGATTGTATTCTGAAAGTTACCTGCCCATGGCCGATCTGCATATCAAACAATCCTACAACGGCGGTAAAAGCGGTAACTATTACCGCGATCTGAATATTGATAATGCTGTTGCCTCAACAAAATATACTGTTGGCGGTGTAAATTACAAACGCGAGATCTTTGCTTCGGCGCCCGATAAGGTGATCGTGATCAGGATCACAGCCGATAAGCCTAAGCAGATCAACCTCAGTATAAATACAAACAGCCAGCTCCACTTTCAAAAAGGAGTGCTGAATAACAATGTATTGCAGCTGAGCGGCAAAGCGCCTGCCCATGTTGAGCCAAGTTATGTTGATTCAAAAAATCCAATAGTTTACGCCGATGATGATAAGTGCCGGGGCATGCGTTATGAAGTGTTGGCTAAAGCCGTAAGTAATGATGGTAAAATAACTGCCGATACGAGCGGTATCACGGTGAAAGGGGCGTCTGTTGTGACACTGTATATTAGCGCCGCCACCAGTTTTAAAGCTTATAACCAATGCCCGGATGGAGACGAAAAAATAGCTGCTAAAAATCTTGATAAGGCTGCTGCAAAACCGTATGTACAACTGCTTGCCGCTCATCTTACCGATTATCATCGCTACTTTAACCGGGTAAGCATCAAATTTAATGATAATAAAGGTAGCCATGCCGAATTGCCTACTGATGAACGGCTTGCGCTTTATAATAAAAATCAGGGCGCCGATCCTGGTATTGAAGCTCTGTATTTTCAGTATGGCCGTTACCTGCTCATCAGCAGTTCAAGAACACCGGGCGTACCTGCCAACCTGCAGGGTATCTGGAATAAGGAATTACGTGCACCGTGGAGCTCCAACTATACCAGCAATATTAATGTGCAAATGAATTATTGGATGGCCGAGGATTGCAATTTGTCCGAAATGCACCAGCCTCTATTTGACCTGATCAGAGGGTTATCCGAAACTGGAGCCGGAGTTGCTAAAGATTTTTACCATGCTAACGGCTGGGTGACGCACCATAATACCGATATCTGGGCGTTAGCCAACCCTGTAGGCGATCTGGGTCATGGTGACCCCAAATGGGCTAATTGGCCAATGGGCGGCGATTGGCTAACCCGTCATCTATGGGAGCATTATTTATACACCGGCGATAAAGAGTTTCTGAAAAATACCGCCTATCCACTAATGAAAGGCGCTGCTGAATTTACTTTTGATTGGCTGGTGCCCGATGGTCAGGGGCATTTGGTAACCGCTCCGTCTATGTCGCCCGAGAATGATTTTATTTATGCTGAAGGCAAAACCGGGGATGTTTCTGTTTCCACTACAATGGATATGGGTATCA
It contains:
- a CDS encoding glycoside hydrolase family 95 protein; translated protein: MNQGLKATLLFVFLPLCMQLAVFNANAQNNTLWYKQPAKVWTEALPIGNGRLGAMVFGGVNDELLQLNESTLWSGGPVKQNVNPGAFQYLVQVREALFKGDYQKAHDLTKKMQGLYSESYLPMADLHIKQSYNGGKSGNYYRDLNIDNAVASTKYTVGGVNYKREIFASAPDKVIVIRITADKPKQINLSINTNSQLHFQKGVLNNNVLQLSGKAPAHVEPSYVDSKNPIVYADDDKCRGMRYEVLAKAVSNDGKITADTSGITVKGASVVTLYISAATSFKAYNQCPDGDEKIAAKNLDKAAAKPYVQLLAAHLTDYHRYFNRVSIKFNDNKGSHAELPTDERLALYNKNQGADPGIEALYFQYGRYLLISSSRTPGVPANLQGIWNKELRAPWSSNYTSNINVQMNYWMAEDCNLSEMHQPLFDLIRGLSETGAGVAKDFYHANGWVTHHNTDIWALANPVGDLGHGDPKWANWPMGGDWLTRHLWEHYLYTGDKEFLKNTAYPLMKGAAEFTFDWLVPDGQGHLVTAPSMSPENDFIYAEGKTGDVSVSTTMDMGIIRDLFDNLIAAGKVLGVDAAFRDSLIAKKAKLLPYQVGSKGQLQEWYKDQESPDPHHRHVSHLYSVYPANEISVTANPELAAAAKRSLELRGDESTGWSLAWKVNLWARLRDGNHAYKLYRDLLRLTGESGYNYSEGGGLYPNMFDAHPPFQIDGNFGGTSGLAEMLLQSQDGNVHLLPALPDAWANGEIKGLVARGAFVVNMKWINGKVANANIVSKTGGTCRIISKSKLTAKGINTAPVKVQEGYELVINTKKGKSYQLVSSL